Proteins from a single region of Gossypium arboreum isolate Shixiya-1 chromosome 1, ASM2569848v2, whole genome shotgun sequence:
- the LOC108480663 gene encoding putative pentatricopeptide repeat-containing protein At5g59900 isoform X2 gives MVFRLMRKFDCCLLPQIRTLSALLNDLAKIRQFGIVLEVFDEIMKAGIRPDIFISTVVIRSFCESKDFVRACEMIHQMESNVAELNVVVYNVLIHGLCKNHGVWEAVEIKNGLVKRGLRADIITYNTLVLGLCRVEQFDVAVELMDEMIKLGFVPSEAVVTSLVEGLRRKGKVEDALSLVKKVGEIGLAPNLFVYNALINSLCKNGKFDEAELLYNDMESKGLHANDVTFSILIDSFCRRGEMDIALGFLSKMREAGIKVTVYPYNSLISGYCKLGNLSLAESFFDEMINNRLQPTVVTYTSLLSGYCNEGKLHKAFRLYHEMTGKAIAPNTYTYTALISGLCRANMMVEAVRLFGQMVDRNIMPNEVTYNVLIEGYCRDGNMVKAFELFGEMVDKGLVPDTYTYRSLISGLCSVGRLSEAKEFLDGLHRDHRKLNEMCYSALLHGYCKEGKIEDALRACCEMVARGIDMDLVCYGILIDGTLKQHDTRRLLVLLKEMDDQGLSPDNVIYTSMIDANSKVGNLREAFGLWDIMIGEGCIPNVVTYTALINGLCKAGFIDKAELLCKEMLGSNLLPNQITYGCFINRLAEEGNMDKAVELHNAIVKGVLANTVTYNILIRGFCRLGRLEEAMELLVGMADNGILPDCITYSTIIYEHCRRGSLHKAIRLWDSMLNKGIMPDTLAYNFLIHGCCVAGELNKAFELRDDMFRRGVKPSKVTHDILARGNRLKNSYENVDQ, from the coding sequence ATGGTATTTAGATTAATGAGGAAGTTTGATTGTTGTTTGCTGCCTCAAATTAGGACCCTAAGTGCTCTTTTGAACGACTTAGCGAAAATTAGACAGTTTGGCATTGTTTTGGAAGTGTTTGATGAGATTATGAAAGCTGGTATTAGGCCTGATATTTTTATATCCACGGTGGTGATCCGAAGTTTTTGCGAATCGAAGGATTTTGTTAGAGCTTGTGAAATGATTCACCAAATGGAGTCGAACGTGGCCGAGTTGAATGTGGTGGTGTACAATGTTCTTATCCATGGGCTTTGTAAGAATCATGGGGTGTGGGAGGCAGTTGAGATTAAGAATGGCTTGGTTAAACGGGGACTGAGAGCAGATATTATCACGTATAATACGTTAGTCCTTGGCTTATGCAGAGTGGAAcaatttgatgttgccgtagaGTTGATGGATGAGATGATAAAGTTGGGTTTTGTTCCGAGTGAAGCCGTAGTTACAAGTCTGGTTGAGGGGCTGAGGAGGAAGGGGAAGGTTGAAGATGCTCTTAGTTTGGTAAAGAAAGTAGGGGAAATTGGGTTAGCACCTAATTTGTTTGTTTACAATGCATTGATCAATTCATTATGTAAAAATGGGAAATTTGATGAAGCCGAGTTGCTTTACAATGATATGGAAAGCAAGGGTTTGCATGCGAATGATGTTACTTTCTCTATTTTGATTGATTCATTTTGTAGAAGAGGTGAAATGGATATTGCACTTGGTTTTCTTAGTAAAATGAGAGAGGCGGGAATAAAAGTGACGGTCTATCCCTATAATTCTTTGATCAGTGGGTACTGCAAGTTAGGGAATTTGAGTTTAGCAGAGTCTTTTTTTGATGAGATGATTAACAACAGATTGCAGCCAACTGTGGTTACTTACACATCGTTGTTGAGTGGATATTGCAATGAAGGAAAATTGCATAAGGCGTTTAGGCTATATCATGAGATGACAGGGAAGGCAATTGCTCCGAACACTTATACATATACTGCTCTTATATCTGGTCTTTGTCGAGCAAACATGATGGTGGAGGCGGTTAGATTGTTTGGTCAAATGGTGGACAGAAACATTATGCCAAATGAGGTGACATATAATGTTCTAATTGAGGGATACTGCAGGGACGGTAACATGGTAAAAGCCTTTGAATTGTTCGGCGAAATGGTGGACAAAGGTCTTGTGCCTGATACATATACTTATAGATCTTTAATAAGTGGTCTTTGTTCTGTTGGTAGACTGTCGGAAGCCAAAGAGTTCCTGGATGGCCTTCATAGAGATCACCgtaagttgaatgagatgtgttatagTGCACTATTACATGGTTATTGCAAGGAAGGGAAAATAGAGGACGCATTGAGGGCTTGTTGTGAGATGGTTGCACGAGGCATTGATATGGATCTCGTGTGTTATGGCATACTTATTGATGGAACTCTAAAACAACATGATACAAGAAGGTTACTTGTGCTGCTAAAGGAGATGGACGATCAAGGATTGAGCCCTGACAATGTGATATACACAAGCATGATAGATGCAAACAGTAAAGTGGGAAATCTTAGGGAGGCTTTCGGGCTCTGGGATATTATGATCGGTGAAGGATGCATCCCTAATGTTGTTACATATACTGCTCTGATAAATGGCTTATGTAAGGCTGGTTTCATTGATAAAGCTGAGCTTCTTTGTAAAGAAATGCTGGGTAGTAATTTGCTCCCGAACCAGATAACATATGGATGTTTCATCAATCGGCTCGCCGAGGAAGGGAATATGGACAAAGCTGTAGAGCTTCACAATGCAATTGTTAAAGGAGTTTTAGCTAACACAGTCACGTACAATATACTTATCCGTGGCTTTTGCAGGTTAGGAAGACTTGAGGAGGCTATGGAGCTTTTAGTTGGAATGGCTGACAACGGTATTCTCCCGGATTGTATTACTTATTCAACTATAATATACGAGCACTGTAGAAGAGGTAGTTTACACAAAGCTATTCGGTTGTGGGACTCTATGCTAAATAAGGGTATAATGCCAGATACATTGGCATATAATTTTTTGATACACGGCTGTTGTGTTGCTGGAGAACTGAACAAGGCATTCGAATTGCGCGATGACATGTTCAGAAGAGGTGTTAAGCCAAGTAAGGTTACACATGATATTCTTGCTCGTGGAAATCGTTTGAAGAATTCGTATGAGAATGTCGATCAGTAA
- the LOC108480663 gene encoding putative pentatricopeptide repeat-containing protein At5g59900 isoform X1 translates to MKLYPSHRPLIIPIIFSKRRFCATPKVSPQDNDEKAKDAQIISNLRLIVRGRQSWKVALSTAIFLKTHHVEEVLIQTLDDPRLALRFFNFLGLHKGFHHSAESFCVLIHALLNVNLFWPASSLLQTLLLRGLSPSEAFEALWKAHEKCKFHSCLGFDLLIQHYVQNRRAFDALMVFRLMRKFDCCLLPQIRTLSALLNDLAKIRQFGIVLEVFDEIMKAGIRPDIFISTVVIRSFCESKDFVRACEMIHQMESNVAELNVVVYNVLIHGLCKNHGVWEAVEIKNGLVKRGLRADIITYNTLVLGLCRVEQFDVAVELMDEMIKLGFVPSEAVVTSLVEGLRRKGKVEDALSLVKKVGEIGLAPNLFVYNALINSLCKNGKFDEAELLYNDMESKGLHANDVTFSILIDSFCRRGEMDIALGFLSKMREAGIKVTVYPYNSLISGYCKLGNLSLAESFFDEMINNRLQPTVVTYTSLLSGYCNEGKLHKAFRLYHEMTGKAIAPNTYTYTALISGLCRANMMVEAVRLFGQMVDRNIMPNEVTYNVLIEGYCRDGNMVKAFELFGEMVDKGLVPDTYTYRSLISGLCSVGRLSEAKEFLDGLHRDHRKLNEMCYSALLHGYCKEGKIEDALRACCEMVARGIDMDLVCYGILIDGTLKQHDTRRLLVLLKEMDDQGLSPDNVIYTSMIDANSKVGNLREAFGLWDIMIGEGCIPNVVTYTALINGLCKAGFIDKAELLCKEMLGSNLLPNQITYGCFINRLAEEGNMDKAVELHNAIVKGVLANTVTYNILIRGFCRLGRLEEAMELLVGMADNGILPDCITYSTIIYEHCRRGSLHKAIRLWDSMLNKGIMPDTLAYNFLIHGCCVAGELNKAFELRDDMFRRGVKPSKVTHDILARGNRLKNSYENVDQ, encoded by the coding sequence ATGAAGCTATACCCATCTCATCGACCTCTCATAATTCCTATCATTTTCTCAAAACGGAGATTTTGTGCTACACCCAAAGTTTCCCCTCAAGATAATGATGAAAAAGCCAAAGACGCTCAAATAATTTCCAATCTCAGACTCATTGTGCGTGGAAGGCAAAGCTGGAAGGTCGCATTAAGCACCGCCATTTTCCTGAAGACCCACCACGTCGAGGAAGTCTTGATCCAAACCTTGGACGACCCGAGGTTAGCTTTACGGTTCTTTAACTTCCTAGGACTTCACAAAGGCTTCCACCACTCGGCCGAGTCGTTTTGCGTGTTGATTCACGCTTTACTCAACGTTAATCTCTTTTGGCCCGCCTCTTCGCTTTTGCAGACGCTTTTGCTTCGTGGGTTGAGTCCGAGTGAGGCCTTTGAAGCTCTTTGGAAGGCTCATGAGAAATGTAAGTTCCATTCGTGTTTGGGTTTTGATTTGTTGATCCAACATTATGTGCAGAATAGGAGAGCTTTTGATGCTTTAATGGTATTTAGATTAATGAGGAAGTTTGATTGTTGTTTGCTGCCTCAAATTAGGACCCTAAGTGCTCTTTTGAACGACTTAGCGAAAATTAGACAGTTTGGCATTGTTTTGGAAGTGTTTGATGAGATTATGAAAGCTGGTATTAGGCCTGATATTTTTATATCCACGGTGGTGATCCGAAGTTTTTGCGAATCGAAGGATTTTGTTAGAGCTTGTGAAATGATTCACCAAATGGAGTCGAACGTGGCCGAGTTGAATGTGGTGGTGTACAATGTTCTTATCCATGGGCTTTGTAAGAATCATGGGGTGTGGGAGGCAGTTGAGATTAAGAATGGCTTGGTTAAACGGGGACTGAGAGCAGATATTATCACGTATAATACGTTAGTCCTTGGCTTATGCAGAGTGGAAcaatttgatgttgccgtagaGTTGATGGATGAGATGATAAAGTTGGGTTTTGTTCCGAGTGAAGCCGTAGTTACAAGTCTGGTTGAGGGGCTGAGGAGGAAGGGGAAGGTTGAAGATGCTCTTAGTTTGGTAAAGAAAGTAGGGGAAATTGGGTTAGCACCTAATTTGTTTGTTTACAATGCATTGATCAATTCATTATGTAAAAATGGGAAATTTGATGAAGCCGAGTTGCTTTACAATGATATGGAAAGCAAGGGTTTGCATGCGAATGATGTTACTTTCTCTATTTTGATTGATTCATTTTGTAGAAGAGGTGAAATGGATATTGCACTTGGTTTTCTTAGTAAAATGAGAGAGGCGGGAATAAAAGTGACGGTCTATCCCTATAATTCTTTGATCAGTGGGTACTGCAAGTTAGGGAATTTGAGTTTAGCAGAGTCTTTTTTTGATGAGATGATTAACAACAGATTGCAGCCAACTGTGGTTACTTACACATCGTTGTTGAGTGGATATTGCAATGAAGGAAAATTGCATAAGGCGTTTAGGCTATATCATGAGATGACAGGGAAGGCAATTGCTCCGAACACTTATACATATACTGCTCTTATATCTGGTCTTTGTCGAGCAAACATGATGGTGGAGGCGGTTAGATTGTTTGGTCAAATGGTGGACAGAAACATTATGCCAAATGAGGTGACATATAATGTTCTAATTGAGGGATACTGCAGGGACGGTAACATGGTAAAAGCCTTTGAATTGTTCGGCGAAATGGTGGACAAAGGTCTTGTGCCTGATACATATACTTATAGATCTTTAATAAGTGGTCTTTGTTCTGTTGGTAGACTGTCGGAAGCCAAAGAGTTCCTGGATGGCCTTCATAGAGATCACCgtaagttgaatgagatgtgttatagTGCACTATTACATGGTTATTGCAAGGAAGGGAAAATAGAGGACGCATTGAGGGCTTGTTGTGAGATGGTTGCACGAGGCATTGATATGGATCTCGTGTGTTATGGCATACTTATTGATGGAACTCTAAAACAACATGATACAAGAAGGTTACTTGTGCTGCTAAAGGAGATGGACGATCAAGGATTGAGCCCTGACAATGTGATATACACAAGCATGATAGATGCAAACAGTAAAGTGGGAAATCTTAGGGAGGCTTTCGGGCTCTGGGATATTATGATCGGTGAAGGATGCATCCCTAATGTTGTTACATATACTGCTCTGATAAATGGCTTATGTAAGGCTGGTTTCATTGATAAAGCTGAGCTTCTTTGTAAAGAAATGCTGGGTAGTAATTTGCTCCCGAACCAGATAACATATGGATGTTTCATCAATCGGCTCGCCGAGGAAGGGAATATGGACAAAGCTGTAGAGCTTCACAATGCAATTGTTAAAGGAGTTTTAGCTAACACAGTCACGTACAATATACTTATCCGTGGCTTTTGCAGGTTAGGAAGACTTGAGGAGGCTATGGAGCTTTTAGTTGGAATGGCTGACAACGGTATTCTCCCGGATTGTATTACTTATTCAACTATAATATACGAGCACTGTAGAAGAGGTAGTTTACACAAAGCTATTCGGTTGTGGGACTCTATGCTAAATAAGGGTATAATGCCAGATACATTGGCATATAATTTTTTGATACACGGCTGTTGTGTTGCTGGAGAACTGAACAAGGCATTCGAATTGCGCGATGACATGTTCAGAAGAGGTGTTAAGCCAAGTAAGGTTACACATGATATTCTTGCTCGTGGAAATCGTTTGAAGAATTCGTATGAGAATGTCGATCAGTAA
- the LOC108480529 gene encoding actin-depolymerizing factor 2-like — translation MANAASGMAVHDDCKLKFLELKAKRTYRYIVFKIEEKQKQVVVEKLGEPSQSYDDFTSSLPADECRYAVYDFDFVTAENCQKSRIFFIAWSPDTSRVRSKMIYASSKDRFKRELDGIQIELQATDPTEMGLDVIRSRAN, via the exons ATG GCTAATGCAGCGTCTGGAATGGCTGTGCATGATGACTGCAAACTGAAGTTCCTTGAGTTAAAGGCCAAAAGAACATACCGCTACATAGTATTCAAGATTGAGGAGAAACAGAAGCAGGTTGTTGTAGAAAAGCTTGGTGAGCCAAGTCAAAGCTATGATGATTTCACTTCAAGCCTCCCTGCTGATGAATGTCGGTATGCTGTCTATGATTTTGACTTTGTGACTGCTGAGAATTGCCAAAAAAGCAGGATTTTCTTCATTGCATG GTCTCCTGACACCTCAAGGGTGAGAAGCAAGATGATTTATGCAAGCTCAAAGGACAGGTTCAAGAGAGAGTTGGACGGTATTCAAATAGAGCTGCAGGCAACTGACCCGACTGAGATGGGACTTGATGTTATTCGAAGCCGTGCCAACTAA